A window of Prolixibacter sp. SD074 contains these coding sequences:
- a CDS encoding carbohydrate-binding family 9-like protein, with protein MALTRRNARLHPDTLPPDNVLSDWDLTVEIPFSILGLQRGKSFRGNFYKCGDKTLVPHFVSWAPIKKLKPDFHRPEFFAELVIA; from the coding sequence TTGGCACTGACTAGGCGCAACGCCCGTTTACACCCGGATACATTACCGCCTGATAATGTTCTATCGGACTGGGATCTCACCGTTGAAATTCCTTTTTCAATACTTGGACTGCAACGAGGAAAGAGCTTTCGCGGCAATTTTTACAAATGCGGCGATAAGACCTTGGTTCCTCATTTCGTCAGTTGGGCCCCCATAAAAAAACTCAAGCCGGATTTTCACCGGCCTGAGTTCTTTGCTGAGTTAGTTATTGCTTAA
- a CDS encoding tryptophanase, translating into MDLPFTECYKIKMVEPIRKSTRKEREEWIRKAKFNLFNLRSEQVFIDLLTDSGTGAMSDRQWGAIMTGDESYAGSSSYYHLKETIKDVTGFEYFLPSHQGRAAENVLFSSLIKAGDLIPGNAHFDTTKGHIEFRHADAIDCTINEAYDTTKEHPFKGNVDLDKLEHVLISNPKERIPMIIVTVTCNTTGGQPVSMQNLKDVYQMAKKYGVTVIFDAARFAENAYFIKMREHGYRNKPIRDIVQEMFSYSDGMTMSSKKDGLVNIGGFMAFREKEMIDKCSMHTIMYEGYITYGGMSGRDMNALAVGLQEVVDFDYLDTRIQQVKYLGDKLIEYGVPVQQPIGGHAVFVDAKRFLTHVPKEEYIAQTLAIELYLEGGVRGVEIGTLLADRDPHTRENRYPALELVRLAIPRRVYTNNHMHYVAAVLKNVYDRRDQIKHGFSITHEAPILRHFTVELERVNKEASMK; encoded by the coding sequence ATGGATTTACCTTTTACAGAATGCTATAAAATAAAAATGGTTGAACCTATCCGGAAAAGTACCCGGAAAGAGCGTGAAGAATGGATCAGGAAAGCGAAATTCAACCTGTTTAACCTCCGGAGCGAGCAAGTGTTTATCGATCTGCTGACGGATAGTGGGACAGGTGCGATGAGCGATCGCCAATGGGGAGCTATTATGACCGGTGACGAAAGTTATGCCGGTTCTTCTTCCTATTACCATCTGAAAGAAACCATTAAAGACGTTACCGGATTTGAGTATTTTCTCCCCAGTCACCAGGGACGGGCTGCTGAAAATGTGCTGTTTTCGTCGCTGATTAAGGCTGGTGACTTAATTCCCGGAAATGCTCATTTCGATACCACAAAAGGGCATATCGAGTTTCGCCATGCCGATGCCATCGACTGTACGATTAACGAGGCTTACGACACCACGAAAGAGCATCCGTTCAAAGGAAACGTGGATTTGGATAAATTGGAGCATGTATTGATTTCCAATCCAAAGGAGCGTATCCCGATGATTATTGTGACGGTTACCTGTAATACGACCGGAGGTCAGCCGGTCTCGATGCAGAACCTGAAGGATGTGTACCAGATGGCAAAAAAATATGGTGTCACGGTTATTTTTGATGCAGCTCGTTTTGCCGAGAATGCGTATTTCATCAAAATGCGTGAGCATGGTTACCGGAATAAGCCGATTAGGGATATCGTACAGGAAATGTTTTCTTATTCCGATGGCATGACCATGAGTTCGAAGAAAGATGGCCTGGTGAACATCGGTGGTTTTATGGCCTTCCGGGAAAAAGAGATGATAGACAAATGCTCGATGCATACCATCATGTACGAAGGGTATATAACCTATGGCGGCATGAGTGGCCGCGATATGAATGCGTTGGCTGTTGGTCTTCAGGAAGTGGTTGATTTTGACTATCTGGATACCCGCATACAGCAGGTGAAATATTTGGGCGACAAACTCATCGAATATGGTGTTCCGGTCCAGCAACCCATTGGCGGGCACGCTGTTTTTGTAGATGCCAAACGTTTTTTGACACATGTTCCCAAAGAGGAATACATTGCCCAGACGCTGGCCATCGAGCTGTATCTCGAAGGTGGCGTTCGTGGAGTGGAGATTGGTACGTTGCTGGCCGACCGTGATCCGCATACGCGGGAAAACCGTTATCCTGCCTTGGAACTGGTTCGCTTAGCCATTCCGCGGAGAGTTTATACCAACAATCATATGCACTACGTAGCTGCGGTATTGAAGAATGTTTACGACCGCAGGGACCAGATAAAACATGGATTTAGTATCACCCACGAAGCGCCCATTTTGCGACATTTTACGGTCGAATTGGAACGGGTGAACAAGGAGGCATCTATGAAGTAA